Proteins encoded together in one Chitinophaga sp. LS1 window:
- a CDS encoding WcaF family extracellular polysaccharide biosynthesis acetyltransferase: MNTDLSRFNTGNYAAGPKWKIGLWYLVNYYIFNSALPWPYGIKRKLLRSFGAKVGKGLVIKTKVRIKYPWKLEIGDHCWIGESVWIDNLDEVHIGNHVCISQGAMLLTGNHDYKRSDFPYRLGGIRIEDGVWIGAQSVVCPGIVCGSHAVLTVKSVAAKDMDAWLVYAGNPAISVRKREILV, encoded by the coding sequence ATGAACACAGATCTATCCAGGTTTAACACAGGTAACTATGCAGCCGGACCCAAGTGGAAAATCGGATTATGGTACCTGGTTAACTATTACATTTTTAACAGTGCTTTGCCATGGCCCTATGGCATTAAGCGGAAGTTGTTGCGCTCATTTGGCGCGAAGGTGGGCAAAGGTCTTGTGATCAAGACCAAGGTGAGGATCAAGTATCCGTGGAAGTTAGAGATTGGCGATCACTGCTGGATTGGAGAGAGTGTGTGGATCGATAATCTGGATGAGGTGCATATCGGCAATCATGTGTGTATATCGCAAGGGGCGATGTTGCTGACGGGTAATCATGATTACAAACGCAGTGATTTTCCTTACAGACTGGGTGGTATCAGGATAGAAGATGGGGTGTGGATCGGGGCACAGTCAGTAGTGTGTCCAGGTATAGTATGTGGCTCCCATGCGGTGCTGACAGTGAAGTCAGTCGCAGCGAAGGATATGGATGCCTGGCTTGTTTATGCAGGGAACCCTGCTATTTCAGTACGAAAAAGAGAGATTTTAGTATAG
- a CDS encoding glycosyltransferase family 2 protein — MDLAVIILTYNEEKHIGRCLESMRQVSDEIYIVDAFSTDGTVAIAESYGAKVFQHTWVNYAQQFQWGLDNCGTKASWVMRMDSDEYLEPALIAEINEKVQGLPTEVSGIYIRRKVLFKGKWIKHGGFYPHNLLRIWRNGIGSIEQRWMDEHIVLSEGKTAQFKEHIVDYNLNAIHWWVNKHNNYAIREMVDLLNIKYGLLSADKRLLEMESTQAKRKRFLKERVYSSLSPGMRASFYFMYRYILRFGFMDGYHGFVFHFMQGYWYRLLVDVNLEEFEGKLNGDKGKEKMLAVLKEDYNIVLN, encoded by the coding sequence ATGGATCTGGCAGTCATTATTCTTACATACAATGAAGAGAAGCATATCGGTCGCTGTCTGGAAAGTATGCGACAGGTATCAGATGAGATTTATATCGTAGATGCATTTTCTACGGACGGTACGGTAGCGATTGCAGAGAGCTATGGTGCAAAGGTGTTTCAGCACACATGGGTGAATTATGCACAGCAGTTTCAATGGGGACTGGATAACTGTGGTACCAAAGCTTCGTGGGTAATGCGCATGGACAGTGATGAATACCTGGAACCGGCATTGATTGCAGAGATCAATGAAAAAGTACAGGGACTGCCAACAGAAGTGAGTGGTATATACATCCGCAGAAAGGTATTGTTCAAAGGCAAGTGGATCAAACATGGTGGTTTCTATCCACACAACCTGCTACGCATCTGGCGAAATGGAATAGGCAGTATAGAGCAGCGCTGGATGGATGAACACATTGTACTGTCCGAAGGAAAGACAGCGCAGTTCAAAGAGCACATAGTGGATTACAACCTGAATGCGATACACTGGTGGGTGAACAAGCATAATAACTATGCCATCCGTGAGATGGTAGACCTGCTGAATATTAAATACGGCCTGCTGAGTGCAGATAAGCGATTGCTGGAAATGGAGAGCACGCAGGCGAAGCGAAAACGGTTCCTGAAGGAGCGGGTATATTCTTCTTTATCACCGGGTATGCGGGCTTCCTTTTACTTCATGTACAGGTACATTTTACGATTCGGATTTATGGACGGGTATCATGGATTTGTGTTTCACTTTATGCAGGGGTATTGGTATCGCTTACTGGTAGATGTGAACCTGGAAGAGTTTGAAGGAAAGCTGAATGGGGATAAAGGGAAGGAGAAGATGCTCGCTGTGTTGAAGGAGGATTATAATATCGTGCTTAATTAA
- a CDS encoding undecaprenyl-phosphate glucose phosphotransferase, which translates to MLNRYLKICSIQILIMDFFCLNAFFFFVSYWLQQKEVPVHLDRDTFLLASNIAWVIALYTTGIYFLSQQMSYEKIARKTIQGILLYLLLILLFVFLNKEAYNRIFIITYCSLFLIIVLADRLFFYILTHYLMRRKEIERKVVIVGYNDLSKQLVDNLLGRKGNLRFEGYFEEYSNVHELSYYPVIGNLQECINYAQLNNIREIYSTLSPEQFPYLYTLAHEAEKHFIRFRFVPDFRMFVNRQIYIDYLDNIPIISLRSEPLDDIANRIRKRFFDLIFSLGVTVFLLSWLIPLLALLVKLESRGPVFFIQNRTGRNNKTFRCLKFRSMYVNNDANSKQATRNDKRFTRLGKFMRKTNLDEMPQFLNVLWGDMSIVGPRPHMLKHTEEYSAIIQKYMIRHFLKPGITGWAQVNGYRGEITDDLHLNKRIEHDIWYMENWSVYFDLKIIFLTVFNTIRGDKNAF; encoded by the coding sequence ATGTTGAACCGTTATTTAAAAATATGCAGCATTCAGATCCTGATTATGGATTTCTTTTGTCTGAATGCTTTTTTCTTCTTTGTTTCTTACTGGTTACAACAAAAAGAGGTACCAGTACACCTGGATAGAGATACTTTTTTACTCGCTTCAAATATTGCATGGGTTATTGCGTTGTATACTACGGGTATTTATTTTTTGAGTCAGCAGATGTCTTATGAAAAGATAGCCAGGAAAACGATTCAGGGGATTTTGCTATACCTGCTTTTAATATTGTTATTTGTATTTTTAAATAAAGAAGCCTATAACCGTATTTTCATCATCACTTATTGTTCGCTTTTCCTCATCATTGTATTGGCAGACAGGCTTTTCTTTTATATACTGACGCATTATCTGATGCGGCGGAAAGAAATCGAGCGGAAGGTGGTTATCGTGGGTTATAATGACCTTTCCAAGCAACTGGTCGATAACCTGCTGGGCAGAAAGGGTAATCTCCGTTTTGAGGGTTATTTTGAGGAATACAGTAATGTGCATGAGCTGTCATATTATCCCGTTATCGGCAACTTGCAGGAGTGCATCAATTATGCACAGTTAAATAACATCAGGGAGATCTATTCGACTTTATCACCGGAGCAGTTTCCTTACCTGTATACATTGGCCCATGAAGCGGAGAAACATTTTATCCGTTTTCGCTTTGTACCTGATTTCAGGATGTTTGTAAACAGGCAGATCTACATTGATTACCTGGATAACATTCCTATTATTTCACTGCGGTCAGAGCCGCTGGATGATATTGCAAACAGGATCAGGAAGCGTTTCTTTGACCTGATATTCAGCTTAGGGGTGACGGTCTTTTTATTGAGCTGGCTGATACCTTTACTGGCGCTGCTGGTGAAGCTGGAAAGCAGGGGACCGGTATTCTTTATCCAGAACAGAACTGGTCGAAATAACAAAACATTCCGTTGTCTGAAGTTTAGAAGTATGTATGTAAACAACGATGCGAATAGTAAGCAGGCGACGAGAAATGACAAGCGATTTACCAGATTGGGAAAATTCATGAGAAAGACGAATCTCGATGAGATGCCGCAATTCCTGAATGTGTTGTGGGGAGATATGTCGATCGTAGGGCCCAGGCCGCATATGCTGAAACATACGGAAGAATATTCGGCGATTATTCAGAAGTATATGATCAGGCATTTCTTAAAACCGGGTATTACGGGCTGGGCGCAGGTAAACGGTTACAGAGGGGAGATTACAGACGATCTGCATCTGAATAAGCGAATAGAGCATGACATCTGGTATATGGAAAACTGGTCGGTGTATTTTGATTTGAAGATCATTTTCCTGACAGTATTTAATACCATCAGAGGAGATAAAAATGCATTTTAA
- a CDS encoding VanZ family protein, with protein sequence MKRIFYSVAYFVGLFYIVFWAPWRKGVKLSDAERLRLHPIVDSVKELFDTHGGTWLVHAFFFFGNLFGNIVLFLPFAYVMMQVFNMKSVVKIAVLAFLLSLAIEIIQYYTESGVADVDDILLNTTGAIAGVYLCRFFQNKSKTSYTDEHRSIQV encoded by the coding sequence ATGAAAAGGATCTTTTATAGTGTTGCATATTTCGTGGGGCTGTTTTATATCGTGTTTTGGGCGCCGTGGAGAAAAGGTGTGAAGTTGTCAGATGCAGAGCGATTGCGATTACACCCGATCGTGGATAGTGTGAAGGAGTTGTTTGACACACATGGAGGTACGTGGTTAGTCCATGCTTTTTTTTTCTTCGGCAACCTGTTTGGCAATATCGTGTTGTTCCTGCCTTTTGCATATGTGATGATGCAGGTATTCAATATGAAGAGTGTAGTGAAGATAGCCGTATTAGCTTTTTTGTTAAGCCTTGCCATTGAAATCATACAGTATTATACAGAAAGTGGAGTCGCTGATGTTGACGATATACTGCTCAATACGACTGGCGCTATAGCTGGAGTTTATTTATGCCGCTTTTTTCAAAACAAATCAAAGACTTCATACACCGATGAACACAGATCTATCCAGGTTTAA
- a CDS encoding glycosyltransferase family 4 protein, with amino-acid sequence MKKKICFLTTGDITTIATMKRALGMANPLADLGWEVSIIAMDCAENRERASIECGPDVAVYFYKPANMNGEVEQKIMLLKEIRPDYIYFCSFGFRNWIRKSALGFNPQMVIEHSELQSGIPDNKGLKKIMAHFIESLSVVYADKLICASRYLETFYRKRSKQFMRRSLSVLYSPYAYSTEVIDAPRLHLDELQAKYAGKTVLIYMGTMTKNYGLFTMLEAVKEAVKETPNIKLLLLGRGRHLDEAKAYVKANGLEEYIEFLGYVPETMLSSYFELADAFISPLNNTVQDWARCPSKIYMYIPFHKPVFTCNIGEPKEIFGNEGYYFDNTQPGSLAELITGLVRQQLERVPLDVTAHSWTTRSREFSNWILQKEPMYA; translated from the coding sequence ATGAAGAAGAAGATCTGCTTCCTGACAACGGGGGATATCACGACGATAGCTACTATGAAGCGCGCCCTGGGAATGGCCAATCCATTAGCTGATCTGGGATGGGAGGTCTCCATCATTGCGATGGACTGTGCTGAGAACAGGGAAAGAGCCAGCATAGAGTGTGGCCCTGATGTAGCTGTATATTTTTATAAACCAGCCAACATGAATGGTGAGGTGGAACAAAAAATTATGCTGCTAAAGGAGATTCGTCCTGATTATATTTATTTCTGCTCATTTGGATTCCGTAACTGGATACGAAAAAGCGCACTGGGCTTCAACCCACAGATGGTGATTGAACACTCTGAACTACAATCAGGTATTCCTGATAATAAGGGATTGAAGAAGATCATGGCACACTTTATCGAATCACTGTCTGTGGTATATGCAGATAAACTGATTTGTGCCAGCCGTTATCTCGAAACTTTCTATCGTAAGAGATCTAAACAATTTATGCGTCGTAGCTTGTCTGTGCTGTACTCTCCATATGCTTACAGTACAGAAGTGATTGACGCTCCCAGGCTGCACCTCGATGAACTGCAGGCAAAGTATGCAGGGAAAACGGTGCTCATCTATATGGGAACAATGACAAAGAACTATGGTCTGTTCACCATGCTGGAAGCAGTGAAGGAAGCAGTGAAAGAAACACCCAATATCAAGTTATTGCTGCTGGGTAGAGGCCGGCATCTGGATGAAGCGAAGGCATATGTGAAAGCGAATGGTCTTGAAGAATACATTGAGTTCCTGGGTTATGTACCTGAAACCATGCTGAGTTCCTACTTCGAACTGGCAGATGCATTCATCTCTCCATTGAACAATACGGTACAGGATTGGGCACGTTGTCCCAGCAAGATCTACATGTACATTCCTTTTCATAAACCGGTATTCACCTGCAATATTGGTGAGCCGAAAGAGATATTTGGTAACGAAGGGTACTACTTCGACAATACTCAGCCGGGTTCCCTGGCAGAGTTGATTACGGGGCTTGTCCGGCAGCAGCTGGAGCGTGTGCCATTGGACGTTACAGCGCATAGCTGGACAACCCGTTCCCGTGAATTTTCCAACTGGATACTACAAAAAGAACCGATGTATGCATAA
- a CDS encoding glycosyltransferase: MIGILQPYIPHYREEFFNMLKEQLPMDLYCYEKQADIGKHHFKEGNTCIIPLRAFMKGPFVLYNPFPLLNRKYNVLVLMLNFGHLSTWLILLLKPFIKQKIVLWGHGISVKRYVKEEKKPHLLLRWMIGLSDGVWFYTKKELEVWKTFMPKMNGHALNNTISGVDAILELNMPDKQSLRERYGITQQRVLIYCARFNEPGRRVDLLVELIERLSPEGFAFVIIGDGRLKPDFTQYTHVHDFGALYDRKVKDELFSMADIYFQPGWVGLSIVEAMSYGKPVFTFKRSESVLQCVEYSYIRHGHNGMIFESMAECVDVLSLSTETEIGRMGENARAYVRKELTMDTMADNAVTAIRHISSPKPVLHEDAK, from the coding sequence ATGATTGGCATTTTGCAACCATATATACCTCATTACAGGGAGGAGTTTTTCAACATGCTGAAGGAGCAGTTGCCAATGGACCTGTATTGTTATGAGAAGCAGGCCGATATTGGCAAGCATCATTTCAAAGAGGGAAATACCTGCATTATTCCTTTGCGTGCATTTATGAAAGGACCATTCGTTTTGTATAATCCTTTTCCGTTGCTGAATAGGAAATACAATGTGCTGGTGCTGATGCTGAACTTTGGTCACCTGAGTACCTGGCTGATCCTTTTACTGAAGCCTTTCATCAAACAAAAAATTGTGTTGTGGGGACATGGGATTTCTGTAAAGCGATATGTGAAGGAAGAAAAGAAACCGCACCTGTTACTGCGCTGGATGATTGGCTTGTCTGATGGTGTGTGGTTCTATACAAAGAAAGAACTGGAAGTGTGGAAAACCTTTATGCCGAAGATGAACGGACATGCATTGAATAATACGATCTCTGGTGTGGATGCCATTCTCGAATTGAACATGCCTGATAAGCAATCTTTGAGAGAAAGATATGGTATTACCCAGCAGCGTGTGCTCATCTACTGTGCAAGATTCAATGAGCCGGGTAGGCGGGTAGATCTGCTGGTAGAGCTGATAGAAAGATTGTCACCCGAAGGATTCGCATTTGTGATCATCGGTGATGGCAGATTGAAGCCGGATTTTACCCAATATACACATGTACATGACTTTGGTGCCCTGTATGACAGAAAGGTGAAGGATGAGTTGTTCAGCATGGCGGATATTTATTTTCAGCCGGGATGGGTAGGCTTATCTATTGTGGAAGCGATGTCTTACGGTAAGCCGGTATTTACATTCAAACGTTCTGAGTCTGTATTGCAATGTGTGGAATACAGTTATATCAGACACGGTCACAATGGAATGATCTTCGAGAGCATGGCGGAGTGTGTAGATGTATTGTCGCTCTCTACAGAAACAGAAATAGGCAGAATGGGCGAGAATGCCCGCGCTTATGTAAGGAAAGAATTAACCATGGATACAATGGCGGATAATGCAGTGACCGCCATCCGACATATTTCTTCACCCAAGCCTGTACTACATGAAGACGCAAAATAA
- a CDS encoding acyltransferase, with protein MNDRQHITGFDFIRPIAAFSVVWIHGCAGSILTKKLNPLNAYAVPVFIAISMFLFAWQIIGKGRRNFREMLVTRIQRLMIPFFLWTLIYLGIRIFKARFIHEPFEMKWIETFVFKGSSYQLWYLPNLFYLSLLFFPLLNVAVRNRKIANVVIFCIVCISAIVLWYTPADIKQADWFTRHILLYFVPSLISASIGMLFYINYEKVKEKYGTSLHILVPIWAVALFFAQLFMPHVLTGLAFVAVLFPLLLFQINGSYPGMMALSRNSMGIYLIHGVFLEGIKTGMQLIHHPVQGLALTLGSIIVTYLLSFGVSEILSKNDILRKYLMGN; from the coding sequence ATGAACGACAGGCAGCACATTACGGGGTTTGATTTTATCAGACCTATCGCCGCTTTTAGTGTTGTATGGATACATGGCTGTGCCGGCAGTATCTTGACGAAAAAGTTGAACCCGTTGAATGCTTATGCGGTACCGGTATTTATCGCTATTTCAATGTTCCTCTTTGCCTGGCAGATCATCGGAAAGGGTCGCCGAAACTTTAGAGAAATGCTGGTGACCCGCATCCAGCGACTGATGATTCCTTTCTTTTTGTGGACACTGATTTACCTGGGTATTAGAATATTTAAAGCAAGGTTTATACACGAGCCTTTTGAAATGAAGTGGATAGAGACGTTCGTGTTCAAAGGCAGTTCTTACCAGTTGTGGTACCTGCCAAACCTTTTCTACCTCAGTCTCCTGTTCTTTCCTTTATTGAATGTGGCTGTGCGAAACCGGAAGATAGCAAATGTGGTCATCTTCTGTATTGTGTGCATATCTGCTATTGTGTTATGGTATACACCTGCTGATATCAAACAGGCCGATTGGTTCACCAGGCATATCCTGTTGTACTTCGTGCCTTCACTGATTTCAGCATCGATAGGGATGTTGTTTTACATCAACTATGAAAAGGTGAAGGAGAAGTATGGCACCAGCTTACACATACTGGTACCGATATGGGCGGTGGCGTTGTTTTTTGCACAGCTGTTTATGCCACATGTATTGACAGGATTGGCTTTTGTAGCGGTGTTGTTTCCATTGCTGCTATTCCAGATAAATGGTAGTTATCCGGGTATGATGGCATTGTCCAGAAATTCAATGGGCATTTACCTGATACACGGTGTGTTTCTGGAAGGGATTAAAACAGGCATGCAGCTCATCCATCATCCTGTACAGGGACTGGCGCTGACATTGGGATCCATTATTGTGACTTACCTGCTCAGCTTTGGTGTGTCTGAGATCTTATCGAAGAATGACATTTTGAGAAAGTACCTGATGGGCAATTAA
- a CDS encoding WcaI family glycosyltransferase has translation MSKRILLIGGNFSPEPTGIGKYNGEMMKWLAENGYDCTVITSYPYYPEWKVQPPYDRKKNWYTKEKQGNLTVYRCPQYVPAKPTGKTRIMLDFSFAVSAFFKLLTLLPRKKYDVVITVVPPFHLGLLAVIYKKLRGAKVFYHIQDMQIEAARDLKMIASPKLINILFKMERYIFRQADMVGSISDGMMKKIREKAKKDIFFFPNWVDVNKFHPIEERLLLKTEYGFAATDKIVLYSGAIGEKQGLESILLAAQTLRADRHLKFLICGSGPYKERLVSQSQEMGLENVIFFPLQPFERFNHFLNMADVHLVIQKANASDLVMPSKLTTILAVGGLALITANSGTSLHDLVSAHNMGILVDAEDQQALNEGILRSVSEDVSVIAGNGRAYAENYLAVGRIMGRFEEHVVVG, from the coding sequence ATGTCCAAGCGAATATTATTGATAGGTGGGAACTTTTCACCGGAACCTACCGGGATAGGGAAATACAATGGTGAGATGATGAAATGGCTTGCAGAGAACGGATATGATTGTACAGTGATCACGAGTTACCCTTATTACCCGGAGTGGAAGGTGCAGCCTCCTTACGACAGGAAAAAGAACTGGTATACGAAAGAGAAGCAGGGCAACCTGACGGTATACCGATGTCCGCAATATGTGCCGGCAAAGCCTACGGGCAAAACGAGGATCATGCTCGACTTTTCATTTGCCGTATCTGCATTTTTTAAGTTGCTGACGTTGTTGCCCCGGAAGAAGTATGATGTCGTGATTACGGTAGTGCCACCTTTCCATCTGGGATTGCTGGCGGTGATCTACAAGAAACTGAGAGGTGCGAAAGTGTTCTATCATATACAGGATATGCAGATAGAGGCAGCGAGAGACCTGAAGATGATAGCTTCGCCAAAGCTGATCAATATACTCTTCAAAATGGAGCGGTATATTTTCAGACAGGCAGATATGGTGGGCAGTATTTCGGATGGTATGATGAAGAAGATCCGGGAAAAGGCGAAGAAAGATATTTTTTTCTTTCCGAACTGGGTGGATGTAAACAAGTTTCATCCTATTGAAGAGCGGTTGTTGTTGAAAACAGAATACGGCTTTGCCGCGACGGATAAGATTGTCTTGTATTCAGGTGCGATCGGGGAGAAGCAGGGGTTGGAATCCATTCTGCTGGCTGCACAGACGTTGAGAGCAGACAGACATCTGAAATTTTTGATCTGTGGGTCAGGACCTTACAAGGAGCGGTTGGTGTCGCAGTCGCAGGAGATGGGATTGGAGAATGTGATCTTTTTCCCTTTGCAACCATTTGAGCGGTTTAATCACTTCCTGAATATGGCCGATGTACATCTTGTGATACAAAAAGCAAATGCCAGTGACCTGGTAATGCCGAGCAAGCTTACGACAATTTTAGCAGTGGGCGGTCTGGCATTGATAACGGCCAATAGCGGCACGAGCTTGCATGACCTGGTGTCTGCGCATAATATGGGTATACTGGTTGATGCAGAAGATCAGCAGGCTCTCAACGAAGGGATACTGCGGTCTGTAAGTGAAGATGTGAGCGTGATAGCAGGAAACGGCAGAGCGTATGCAGAGAATTATTTGGCAGTAGGGAGGATTATGGGGCGATTCGAAGAACATGTAGTAGTAGGATAA
- a CDS encoding acyltransferase gives MKTQNKLWPLEVCRGLAALYVVLHHSRELLPAPIRPLLLFGQEAVILFFLLSGFVIHINYSTKSEFDRKDFLWKRFVRIYPIFIVVMILSVGIDMATGGDAHTDLRSFVYNMVGLQDSQLQKPGIGYPTFGDNDPLWSLGYEVWFYLFYAITGAARFNRNLLAVTVISVVAAGVFSFFPNKACLTLLYLPIWWLGAALAEATLSNSNAPFWKGMGSLLLTLAAYVVASYPEIRASHGTIGLHPFIEIRHFMAAIGFAIVWIAAQRFVNADKFRWLEPLSFLAPISYGIYIVHVPLLRLVKHYMGSGALTWICFAVLTLVMAYLLEIHFQKRVAMPLLIKKRKKAAVAMPVISAKAS, from the coding sequence ATGAAGACGCAAAATAAGTTATGGCCTTTAGAGGTATGCAGGGGATTGGCAGCTTTGTATGTGGTATTGCACCATTCACGGGAGCTATTGCCTGCACCGATACGACCTTTGTTATTGTTCGGTCAGGAGGCAGTGATTTTGTTTTTCCTGCTTAGTGGTTTTGTGATTCATATTAACTATAGCACGAAGTCTGAATTTGACAGAAAGGATTTTTTGTGGAAACGTTTTGTGCGCATCTATCCCATTTTTATTGTGGTGATGATATTGAGTGTGGGGATCGATATGGCGACTGGTGGCGATGCACATACTGACCTGCGCAGCTTTGTGTATAACATGGTAGGATTGCAGGATTCACAGTTACAAAAACCGGGGATCGGGTATCCCACTTTTGGAGATAATGATCCTTTGTGGAGTCTTGGGTATGAGGTATGGTTTTACCTGTTCTATGCGATTACAGGTGCTGCAAGGTTTAACAGGAATTTATTGGCAGTGACGGTGATATCTGTGGTAGCTGCCGGAGTGTTTAGTTTCTTCCCGAATAAGGCTTGTCTCACTTTATTATACCTGCCTATCTGGTGGCTGGGTGCTGCACTGGCAGAAGCTACTCTTTCTAATAGTAATGCGCCGTTTTGGAAAGGTATGGGGAGTTTATTGCTCACACTGGCTGCGTACGTGGTTGCCAGCTATCCGGAGATCAGGGCCAGTCATGGTACAATAGGATTACATCCTTTTATTGAAATCAGGCATTTTATGGCAGCCATTGGTTTTGCCATCGTGTGGATAGCTGCACAGCGGTTTGTAAATGCAGACAAGTTCAGGTGGCTGGAACCATTGTCTTTCCTCGCACCAATCTCTTATGGTATTTACATCGTGCATGTGCCTTTACTACGATTGGTAAAGCACTACATGGGATCCGGTGCATTGACATGGATCTGTTTTGCAGTACTGACTTTAGTGATGGCTTACCTGTTAGAAATACATTTTCAGAAAAGAGTGGCTATGCCCTTATTGATAAAAAAACGTAAGAAAGCAGCTGTTGCCATGCCGGTGATCAGCGCAAAAGCATCATGA
- a CDS encoding XrtY-associated glycosyltransferase XYAG1: MMKILFIVPSYKPAFIYGGPIVVIARLAERLVSLGHEVTVFTTTANGHQELEVPLKTPVPVDGVTVYYFPRITGDHTHVSPALWKHTWKTAKSFDVVHIHSWWSFLVLGASLMCRLRGIKQVLSPHGMFCDYVLTAKNQAKKKVLHNVIGKSLLKHTYLHTSSPMEWNECLRINNGWQGAKIFNLVDLPVVDCPRQENEVFTISFLSRVDPKKGLDILLIALSKVPFKYKLQIAGSGEEAYVAELKSMVATLNMEDHVEWVGWKNSETKFPFLANTDLFALTSHNENFAIVVIESLYVGTPVLISNNVGLSGYVEQNRLGWITGIEDIEEVRAKLTLAYNDKLERNRITATAKDIINRDFNENKLAGDYVTLYQRSGTAKKII, encoded by the coding sequence ATGATGAAAATCTTATTTATTGTTCCTTCTTACAAGCCGGCTTTTATATACGGCGGGCCCATTGTAGTGATCGCCAGATTGGCTGAGAGACTTGTAAGCCTTGGGCATGAGGTGACTGTATTCACTACCACTGCAAACGGTCATCAGGAATTAGAGGTGCCTTTAAAGACGCCTGTGCCGGTGGATGGTGTAACGGTGTATTACTTTCCAAGAATAACAGGCGATCATACACATGTATCTCCTGCTTTGTGGAAACATACGTGGAAAACAGCGAAGTCATTTGATGTGGTACATATTCATTCATGGTGGAGTTTCCTTGTATTAGGCGCTTCGCTCATGTGCAGACTGAGAGGCATCAAACAGGTACTTTCTCCGCATGGTATGTTCTGCGATTATGTACTGACGGCTAAGAACCAGGCAAAGAAAAAGGTATTGCACAATGTAATCGGCAAGAGTTTACTTAAGCATACTTATCTGCATACTTCTTCTCCTATGGAGTGGAATGAGTGCCTGCGCATCAATAACGGCTGGCAGGGGGCAAAGATCTTTAATCTGGTAGACCTGCCTGTGGTAGACTGTCCCCGTCAGGAGAATGAAGTATTTACTATTAGCTTTTTGTCTCGTGTAGATCCTAAGAAGGGGTTGGATATTCTGCTCATTGCTTTATCGAAAGTGCCTTTCAAATACAAATTGCAGATAGCAGGTTCAGGTGAGGAAGCGTATGTGGCAGAACTGAAATCGATGGTTGCTACACTGAACATGGAAGATCATGTAGAGTGGGTAGGCTGGAAGAATTCAGAAACGAAATTCCCTTTCCTTGCAAATACAGATTTGTTCGCCCTCACTTCGCACAATGAAAACTTTGCGATCGTAGTGATCGAGTCTTTGTATGTAGGTACACCGGTATTGATCAGTAACAATGTGGGATTGTCCGGCTATGTAGAACAAAACAGGCTGGGATGGATTACAGGTATTGAAGACATTGAAGAGGTAAGAGCGAAGCTGACCCTGGCTTACAACGATAAGCTGGAACGCAACCGTATTACGGCTACAGCGAAGGATATCATCAACAGGGATTTTAATGAGAACAAGCTGGCAGGAGATTATGTCACCTTGTATCAACGTTCAGGAACAGCGAAAAAGATAATATAA